A portion of the Algisphaera agarilytica genome contains these proteins:
- a CDS encoding PilZ domain-containing protein encodes MTDFRLPASDTTPSTDRKTEARRQPRLKIPAMYSLVRVRPAGADRYCWTGHIYDVSLSGMRFELDQPLEPGTDIEVRGILPGQEHVTFQATGKIVRFHDEEPELGPTRMGMVFEQFHSEVDQDRLLGYLGNHGLKIAA; translated from the coding sequence ATGACCGACTTCCGCCTGCCTGCGTCTGACACCACCCCTTCCACGGACCGTAAGACCGAAGCGCGGCGGCAGCCCCGATTGAAGATCCCCGCGATGTACAGCCTCGTCCGCGTCCGCCCCGCCGGGGCCGACCGCTACTGCTGGACCGGCCACATCTACGACGTCAGCCTCAGCGGCATGCGTTTCGAACTCGACCAGCCCCTTGAGCCCGGCACCGACATCGAAGTCCGCGGCATCCTCCCCGGGCAGGAACACGTCACCTTCCAGGCCACCGGCAAGATCGTCCGCTTCCACGACGAAGAACCCGAACTCGGCCCCACCCGTATGGGCATGGTCTTCGAGCAGTTCCACAGCGAAGTCGATCAGGACCGCCTCCTCGGCTACCTCGGCAACCACGGCCTCAAGATCGCCGCGTAA
- a CDS encoding polysaccharide biosynthesis protein, producing the protein MDHTGRSNPRSPLFAAKNSSISARTPRERRTGPGTLLVGTALCVRQLLPSLLTLDPAPSLLGCLLPKPAILPLPVLGGFDQLEAMAQRPEVQQVLVSLPAVMDDQLRTIAATLDRLGVTWRYLPPLADQLAGHSTPRNPKRRTGGVDPTQLIDRQPRPLDEPAIRAGVTGKTVLITGAGGSIGSELAHVVARFNPSRLVLVERSENSLFEIDRQIARRYPGLVRETVLHDVTQAERTLDLVERIAPAVIFHAAAHKHVPMMENHPAEAVENNFYGTRSIADAANQAGCERFVMISTDKAVNPSSVMGASKRLAELYIRHLDQGSDTTFCMVRFGNVLGSACSLIPIWTDQLGRGGPITVTHREMTRYFMTIPEAAGLVLQAGAYAEGGEVFLLDMGKPIRILDMADRFLRLQGFAPDVDVKIEITGPRPGEKLFEELAYTGEDMLPTPHESIRIWRAAQPEPAQIQQIISTFDRLRDKSSDGSRRWRDTNSEAIVTALRSLLPEMVKAASAAG; encoded by the coding sequence ATGGACCATACCGGCCGTTCCAACCCGCGAAGCCCGCTTTTTGCTGCGAAAAACAGCTCCATCAGCGCTCGAACGCCCCGTGAACGGCGCACCGGCCCGGGCACACTGCTCGTCGGGACGGCGCTCTGCGTCCGACAACTCCTGCCCAGCCTCCTCACCCTCGATCCGGCCCCGTCGTTATTGGGCTGTCTCCTGCCCAAGCCCGCGATCTTGCCGCTGCCGGTCCTGGGCGGATTCGACCAGCTTGAAGCCATGGCCCAGCGCCCCGAGGTGCAGCAGGTCCTCGTCAGCCTGCCCGCGGTGATGGACGATCAATTGCGGACCATCGCGGCCACGCTCGATCGCCTCGGCGTGACCTGGCGATACCTCCCGCCCCTGGCCGACCAACTCGCCGGGCACTCCACCCCCCGCAACCCCAAGCGTCGGACCGGCGGCGTCGATCCGACCCAGCTCATTGACCGTCAACCCCGGCCGCTCGACGAGCCCGCCATCCGGGCCGGCGTCACCGGCAAGACCGTGCTCATCACCGGAGCGGGGGGGTCCATCGGCTCGGAGTTGGCCCACGTGGTCGCCCGCTTCAACCCGTCGCGGCTGGTGCTGGTCGAACGCTCCGAAAACTCGCTCTTCGAGATCGACCGCCAGATCGCTCGCCGATACCCCGGCCTCGTCCGCGAGACGGTGCTGCACGACGTGACCCAGGCCGAGCGCACGCTGGACCTGGTCGAACGCATCGCCCCGGCGGTGATCTTCCACGCCGCGGCGCACAAGCACGTGCCCATGATGGAGAACCACCCGGCGGAGGCGGTGGAGAACAACTTCTACGGCACGCGCAGCATCGCCGACGCCGCCAACCAGGCGGGCTGCGAGCGGTTCGTGATGATCTCGACCGACAAGGCGGTCAACCCTTCGTCGGTCATGGGCGCCAGCAAACGCCTCGCCGAGCTGTACATCCGCCACCTCGACCAGGGCAGCGACACGACGTTCTGCATGGTGCGGTTCGGCAACGTGCTCGGCTCGGCCTGCTCGCTCATCCCGATCTGGACCGATCAACTCGGCCGCGGCGGCCCGATCACGGTGACCCACCGTGAGATGACCCGCTACTTCATGACCATCCCCGAAGCGGCGGGGCTGGTGCTCCAGGCCGGGGCGTACGCCGAGGGCGGCGAAGTCTTCCTGCTCGATATGGGCAAACCGATCCGCATCCTCGACATGGCCGACCGGTTCCTGCGGCTGCAGGGCTTTGCGCCTGATGTGGATGTGAAGATTGAGATCACCGGCCCGCGTCCCGGGGAAAAACTCTTCGAAGAACTCGCCTACACCGGCGAAGACATGCTGCCCACGCCGCACGAGTCGATCCGCATCTGGCGTGCCGCTCAGCCCGAGCCGGCGCAGATCCAGCAGATCATCTCGACCTTCGATCGCTTGCGTGACAAGTCCAGCGACGGGTCACGCCGGTGGCGCGACACCAACTCCGAGGCCATCGTCACGGCGCTGCGGTCGCTGCTTCCGGAGATGGTGAAAGCGGCGTCGGCGGCGGGTTGA
- a CDS encoding alpha/beta hydrolase, translating to MTHAFTIFWGKRLLLLGLVVLPLVLTGCQRSLMRAPVMFDQSRADPFSNLPESQRHGNATIFYATNRKASPGSSEGPYGRSRASSLILGQLNVEFGKDLSWDELMEKTIGPLGGKRPALTVDPPEEYGSLLTTAPPRVVKDATGDDRDEIEVRFLNRKDPGRGAFRFAEALNAEMQATNHKEVYVYIHGYRNSFIDAIESAASLHHYNGRRGAVITFAWPSQKHLLDYLEDRESATYAVSDLRQLLVFLADHTDAERINIVAHSMGTFLTSNTLREMRLIGYDKSPEQLHQRFRIDNVVLVAPDIDVDVLQKRFFREGFHDIPRQMTIYTSPDDKALAWATRLLFGIIRAGSITGDYLDETQRLWLKSHPHVSIIDITGQKTYGLGHSHHTENPGVASDLFLLLAHDLTPSERGLAITPETNVWGFPKGYGEAVRQIAERYYPLIEENPETGVEDTATADREINPPPTPLSPSPEAATAAP from the coding sequence ATGACGCACGCTTTCACGATTTTTTGGGGCAAACGGTTACTCCTGCTCGGCCTTGTCGTGTTGCCACTCGTCCTGACCGGATGCCAACGCTCGCTCATGCGGGCCCCGGTCATGTTCGATCAGTCGCGGGCCGACCCGTTCAGCAACCTGCCCGAGAGCCAGCGTCACGGCAACGCGACGATCTTCTACGCCACCAACCGCAAAGCCTCGCCCGGCAGCTCCGAGGGGCCCTACGGCCGGTCCCGCGCCAGTTCGCTCATCCTCGGCCAGCTCAACGTCGAGTTCGGCAAAGACCTGTCCTGGGACGAGCTCATGGAGAAAACCATCGGCCCGCTCGGCGGCAAACGCCCGGCGCTCACCGTCGATCCCCCAGAAGAGTACGGCTCGCTGCTCACCACCGCCCCGCCCCGGGTCGTGAAGGATGCGACCGGCGACGATCGCGACGAGATCGAAGTCCGGTTCCTCAACCGCAAAGACCCCGGCCGGGGCGCGTTCCGCTTCGCCGAAGCCCTCAACGCCGAGATGCAGGCCACCAATCACAAAGAGGTCTACGTCTACATCCACGGCTACCGCAACTCGTTTATCGACGCCATCGAGTCCGCCGCGAGCCTGCACCACTACAACGGCCGACGCGGCGCGGTCATCACCTTCGCCTGGCCCTCGCAGAAACACCTGCTGGACTACCTGGAAGACCGCGAGTCGGCGACGTATGCCGTGAGCGACCTGCGCCAGCTGCTGGTCTTCCTGGCCGACCACACCGACGCCGAGCGCATCAACATCGTCGCGCACTCCATGGGCACGTTCCTCACCTCGAACACGCTGCGGGAGATGCGTCTTATCGGCTACGACAAGTCGCCCGAGCAACTCCACCAACGCTTCCGCATCGACAACGTCGTGCTGGTCGCGCCCGACATCGACGTGGACGTGCTGCAGAAACGGTTCTTCCGCGAGGGGTTCCACGACATCCCCCGGCAGATGACCATCTACACCTCGCCGGACGACAAAGCCCTGGCCTGGGCGACGCGACTGCTCTTCGGCATCATCCGGGCGGGCAGCATCACCGGCGACTACCTCGACGAAACCCAGCGGCTGTGGCTCAAGTCCCACCCCCACGTCTCGATCATCGATATCACCGGCCAAAAAACCTACGGCCTCGGACACTCGCACCACACCGAAAACCCGGGCGTGGCGTCGGACCTGTTCCTCCTGCTCGCCCACGACCTCACGCCCTCCGAACGCGGGCTGGCGATCACCCCCGAGACCAACGTCTGGGGCTTCCCCAAGGGCTACGGCGAGGCGGTCCGACAGATCGCCGAGCGGTACTACCCGTTGATCGAAGAGAATCCGGAAACCGGGGTTGAGGATACGGCGACCGCGGACCGCGAGATCAACCCGCCGCCGACGCCGCTTTCACCATCTCCGGAAGCAGCGACCGCAGCGCCGTGA
- a CDS encoding thioredoxin domain-containing protein: MADSPHHAELINEDGSWKYTNALAMETSPYLRQHAHNPVDWVPWGEAAFAEAAQRDVPIFLSIGYSTCYWCHVMERQVFENPAIAKQMNEQFVCVKVDREERPDVDDIYMTATQLLTGSGGWPMSVFLTPASPESEAGGLLPFWAGTYIPPTPAYGRPSFPQVMDAMSGAWRDERDHVIEQSQRVADAVRQQVAQGGASSSGGAVSLEMVERTAGQLRQRYDPTHGGFSGNDGPKFPTPSTVAVLLDVYQQEPDEELAEQIRHTLDRMALGGMYDQVGGGFHRYSVDEKWLVPHFEKMLYDNGQMLELYAQAYEEWQGERAAALYARVMHETADYLLREMLDATGAFWSAQDAEVNTKEGENYVWKPEQVGEALADEDDAEPLTALAMAMYGLDLGTNFQDPHHADAEAVNVLFMPRTMSELVGFADGDMGGVMRMRERINAALLKVRDTRDQPGTDDKVLTSWNGLAIAGLVEAGRLLEEPRFIDAARNAADAVLQHMSESGGGLLRSMRGDEAKIPAFLEDYAFFIHGLLKLHQTQEDSHGDRYLAEAARLNEVVQDRFAAANGGYFDTLEDQADLFVRTRSTYDGAIPSGNSQMIHNLLALHQLTDDEAHARRAVLDLRSFASPLAESGLGMTHMQRAALRALSDLPAEWASALEEDGPAEASGGRPVVVQVRPIEGEANAYRVVLSIVEGYHINANPASMEGLVSTAVSAEGVELEVTYPSPMTETYLFTDEPLSVYEGRVEIIVRADQPIEALTLQYQACTDSACLEPVTRSIKLR; encoded by the coding sequence ATGGCGGACTCACCACATCACGCGGAGTTGATCAACGAGGACGGCTCGTGGAAGTACACCAACGCGCTGGCCATGGAAACCAGCCCGTACCTTCGGCAGCACGCCCACAACCCCGTGGATTGGGTGCCGTGGGGCGAGGCGGCGTTTGCGGAGGCGGCCCAGCGCGACGTGCCGATCTTCCTGTCGATCGGGTACTCGACCTGCTACTGGTGCCACGTCATGGAGCGGCAGGTCTTCGAGAACCCCGCGATTGCGAAACAGATGAACGAGCAGTTTGTCTGTGTGAAGGTCGATCGCGAGGAACGGCCGGACGTGGACGACATCTACATGACCGCGACGCAGCTGCTCACGGGAAGCGGCGGCTGGCCGATGTCGGTGTTCCTCACTCCCGCAAGTCCAGAAAGCGAGGCAGGCGGCCTGCTCCCGTTCTGGGCCGGGACGTACATCCCGCCGACGCCCGCCTACGGCCGACCGAGCTTCCCGCAGGTGATGGACGCGATGAGCGGGGCGTGGCGCGACGAGCGTGACCACGTCATCGAGCAGTCTCAGCGTGTGGCCGATGCGGTCCGGCAGCAGGTGGCTCAGGGCGGAGCGAGCAGCAGCGGCGGGGCGGTGAGCTTGGAGATGGTCGAACGCACGGCCGGGCAGCTCCGCCAGCGCTACGACCCGACCCACGGCGGCTTCTCCGGCAACGACGGCCCCAAGTTTCCCACCCCCAGTACCGTCGCCGTCCTGCTCGATGTCTATCAGCAGGAGCCCGACGAAGAGCTGGCGGAGCAGATCCGGCACACGCTCGACCGGATGGCCCTGGGCGGGATGTACGACCAAGTCGGCGGCGGGTTCCACCGCTACAGCGTCGACGAGAAGTGGCTGGTCCCGCACTTCGAAAAGATGCTCTACGACAACGGCCAGATGCTTGAGCTATACGCCCAGGCCTACGAAGAATGGCAAGGCGAACGCGCGGCGGCGCTGTACGCCCGGGTGATGCATGAGACGGCGGACTACCTGCTGCGGGAGATGCTCGATGCGACCGGCGCGTTTTGGTCGGCCCAGGACGCCGAGGTGAACACCAAAGAGGGCGAGAACTACGTCTGGAAACCCGAGCAGGTCGGCGAGGCGTTGGCGGACGAAGACGACGCTGAGCCGCTGACCGCGTTGGCCATGGCGATGTATGGGCTTGACCTGGGCACCAACTTCCAGGACCCCCATCACGCGGATGCCGAGGCGGTAAACGTGTTGTTCATGCCACGCACGATGTCCGAGCTCGTGGGGTTTGCCGACGGGGATATGGGCGGGGTGATGCGGATGCGCGAGCGGATCAACGCGGCGCTGCTGAAGGTGCGCGACACCCGGGACCAGCCGGGCACGGACGACAAGGTGCTCACCTCCTGGAACGGTCTCGCCATCGCGGGGCTGGTCGAAGCGGGACGGCTGTTGGAAGAGCCCCGCTTCATCGACGCGGCGCGGAACGCCGCGGACGCCGTGCTTCAGCACATGAGCGAATCGGGCGGCGGGTTGCTGCGGTCCATGCGCGGCGACGAGGCCAAGATCCCCGCCTTCCTCGAAGACTACGCGTTCTTCATCCACGGGCTGCTCAAGCTGCACCAAACCCAGGAAGATTCCCATGGTGACCGCTACCTGGCCGAGGCGGCGCGTCTGAACGAAGTCGTGCAGGACCGTTTCGCGGCTGCCAATGGCGGGTATTTCGACACGCTTGAGGACCAGGCCGACTTGTTCGTGCGGACCCGCTCGACGTACGACGGGGCGATTCCGTCGGGCAACAGCCAGATGATCCACAACCTGCTGGCGCTGCACCAACTCACGGACGACGAGGCCCACGCCCGGCGGGCGGTATTGGACCTGCGTAGCTTCGCGTCCCCTTTGGCTGAGAGCGGCTTGGGGATGACGCATATGCAGCGGGCGGCGCTTCGGGCGCTCAGCGACCTGCCCGCGGAATGGGCGTCGGCCCTCGAAGAGGACGGCCCGGCCGAGGCGAGCGGCGGCCGGCCGGTCGTGGTGCAGGTCCGGCCCATCGAGGGCGAGGCGAATGCCTACCGCGTGGTGCTGTCGATCGTTGAGGGGTATCACATCAATGCCAACCCCGCGTCGATGGAGGGGCTCGTGTCCACCGCGGTTTCCGCCGAGGGCGTGGAGTTGGAGGTCACCTACCCGTCGCCGATGACCGAGACGTATCTGTTCACGGACGAGCCCTTGTCGGTTTACGAGGGCAGGGTGGAGATTATCGTGCGGGCGGATCAGCCGATCGAAGCGTTGACGCTGCAATACCAGGCCTGCACCGACTCGGCTTGCCTCGAGCCGGTGACGCGGTCGATCAAACTGCGGTAA
- the rph gene encoding ribonuclease PH, whose translation MDSTNQSRGFALVGDAGYQSGMNQRPANELRPTTIEPFPAGAPGSVVITAGKTKVLCTASVQADVPRWIKKDPETGLPTHGWVTAEYSMLPGSTPDRKRRGTDGRSTEIQRLIGRALRAAVDLDKMPGLAITCDCDVLVADGGTRTAAITGAYVALGQALNWAREQGRLEGDPVVSPIAAISVGIIDGVPTLDLDYPLDVRAEVDMNVAMNGEGQFIEVQGTGEQGTFDRVQLDALLDLAQDGIKSLMAIQQQALS comes from the coding sequence ATGGATTCTACCAATCAATCACGTGGGTTTGCGTTGGTCGGCGATGCCGGTTACCAATCCGGCATGAACCAACGCCCCGCCAACGAACTGCGTCCCACCACCATCGAACCCTTCCCCGCCGGTGCCCCCGGCAGCGTGGTCATCACCGCGGGGAAGACCAAGGTGCTATGCACCGCCAGCGTGCAGGCGGATGTCCCCCGGTGGATCAAGAAAGACCCCGAGACCGGCCTGCCGACCCACGGCTGGGTGACGGCCGAGTACTCGATGCTCCCGGGCTCCACACCCGACCGCAAGCGTCGCGGCACCGACGGCCGGAGCACCGAGATCCAGCGCCTCATCGGCCGGGCGCTGCGGGCCGCGGTCGACCTAGACAAGATGCCGGGCCTGGCGATCACCTGCGACTGTGACGTGTTGGTCGCCGACGGAGGCACGCGGACCGCGGCCATCACCGGGGCCTACGTCGCCCTCGGTCAGGCGCTCAACTGGGCCCGGGAGCAGGGCCGACTCGAGGGCGACCCCGTGGTCAGCCCGATCGCGGCGATCAGCGTGGGCATCATCGACGGCGTCCCGACGCTCGACCTGGATTACCCGCTGGACGTCCGGGCCGAGGTGGACATGAACGTGGCGATGAACGGCGAGGGCCAGTTCATCGAAGTCCAGGGCACCGGCGAGCAGGGCACCTTCGACCGGGTTCAACTCGACGCCCTGCTTGATCTGGCTCAGGACGGAATCAAAAGTCTCATGGCGATACAACAACAGGCTCTTTCATGA
- a CDS encoding TatD family hydrolase: MIDTHCHLTYDGLHERVDSVIEAAQRNGVDRMITVGTTPNDAAKAAALAERFDNVFFTAGLHPGYSGNVTDHAALKDGLRQLLAHPRVVAVGEMGLDQHYPDPPMSSQRPAFAAQLELMNEHAEQGNPFPGVIHNRKATDETLAMIHDHGVPGERLVFHCFTGSVEEVEQILAIGAMVSFTGITTFKGAASVAEASDRVPLDRLMIETDSPYLTPAPYRKVKTNEPKFVRHVAEFLAERRGLSLREFVAAVDANAERFFRLPEVTA; this comes from the coding sequence ATGATCGACACCCACTGCCACCTGACCTACGACGGCCTGCACGAGCGCGTTGATTCCGTCATCGAAGCGGCTCAACGCAACGGCGTCGATCGCATGATCACCGTCGGCACCACCCCGAACGACGCCGCCAAGGCGGCGGCGCTGGCCGAACGCTTCGACAACGTGTTCTTCACCGCGGGGCTCCACCCCGGCTACAGCGGCAATGTGACGGACCACGCTGCGTTGAAAGACGGCCTGCGGCAGCTGCTGGCCCACCCACGCGTCGTCGCCGTCGGCGAGATGGGGCTGGACCAGCACTACCCCGACCCGCCGATGAGCAGCCAACGGCCCGCGTTCGCGGCGCAGCTCGAGCTCATGAACGAGCATGCCGAGCAAGGCAATCCGTTCCCCGGCGTCATCCACAACCGCAAGGCGACGGACGAAACCCTGGCGATGATCCACGACCACGGGGTGCCCGGAGAGCGTTTGGTGTTCCACTGCTTCACCGGCTCGGTCGAGGAAGTCGAACAGATCCTGGCGATCGGGGCGATGGTAAGCTTCACCGGGATCACGACGTTCAAGGGCGCCGCAAGCGTGGCCGAGGCGTCGGACCGCGTGCCCCTGGATCGGCTGATGATCGAGACCGACAGCCCGTACCTGACGCCGGCGCCGTACCGCAAGGTGAAGACCAACGAGCCGAAGTTCGTACGCCACGTCGCGGAGTTTTTGGCCGAGCGGCGTGGGCTGTCGCTGCGTGAATTCGTCGCGGCGGTGGATGCCAATGCCGAGCGTTTCTTCCGCCTGCCTGAAGTCACTGCATAA